One Longimicrobium sp. genomic region harbors:
- the lpxK gene encoding tetraacyldisaccharide 4'-kinase: MSLRSFVTRWWAGEGGAAAAVLDAALLPAEWAFRGIVRARNRRFDRGIGVESVPVPVISVGNIGVGGAGKTPFSAWLVARLREWGRTPGIALRGYGGDEVILHRELNPGVRVATAARRVEAARELVAAGCDVVVLDDAFQHRRLARDLDVVLVAVETWERAPRLIPRGPWREDVTALARADVVVLTRKSAPAARAGEVAAEVALAAPGKPIAICHLAADRLAPLHGGEVRPLSSLAGMDVLAVAALAMPGPFFDALRGVGAKVEEDAYPDHHPFSAADALRIVSRAMGRPIVITRKDAVKLRALISPPAAVWVLEQAVRIESGGDVLDEALRRALEAKPK; this comes from the coding sequence ATGAGCCTCCGCAGCTTCGTCACGCGCTGGTGGGCGGGGGAGGGCGGCGCGGCGGCCGCGGTGCTCGACGCGGCGCTGCTGCCGGCGGAGTGGGCATTCCGCGGCATCGTGCGCGCCCGGAATCGGCGATTCGACCGGGGGATCGGCGTCGAATCCGTGCCCGTCCCGGTGATCAGCGTCGGAAACATCGGGGTGGGCGGGGCGGGGAAGACGCCGTTCTCGGCGTGGCTCGTCGCGCGGCTGCGCGAGTGGGGGCGCACGCCGGGGATCGCGCTGCGCGGGTACGGCGGCGACGAGGTGATCCTGCACCGCGAGCTGAACCCCGGCGTCCGCGTCGCGACGGCGGCGCGGCGGGTGGAGGCGGCGCGCGAGCTGGTGGCGGCCGGGTGCGATGTGGTGGTGCTGGACGACGCGTTCCAGCATCGGCGGCTGGCGCGCGACCTCGACGTCGTGCTCGTCGCGGTGGAGACGTGGGAGCGCGCGCCGCGCCTCATCCCCCGCGGCCCCTGGCGCGAGGACGTGACGGCGCTCGCGCGCGCGGACGTGGTCGTGCTCACCCGCAAGTCCGCCCCCGCCGCGCGCGCCGGCGAGGTCGCCGCGGAGGTGGCGCTCGCCGCGCCGGGAAAACCGATCGCCATCTGCCACCTCGCGGCGGACCGGCTGGCGCCGCTGCACGGTGGCGAGGTGCGCCCGCTCTCCTCGCTCGCCGGGATGGACGTGCTCGCCGTCGCCGCGCTGGCGATGCCGGGGCCGTTCTTCGACGCGCTGCGCGGGGTGGGGGCGAAGGTGGAGGAGGATGCGTATCCCGATCACCATCCGTTCTCCGCGGCGGACGCGCTGCGCATCGTGTCGCGGGCGATGGGGCGCCCGATCGTCATCACCCGTAAGGACGCGGTGAAGCTGCGCGCGCTGATCTCGCCGCCGGCCGCGGTGTGGGTGCTGGAACAGGCGGTGCGCATCGAATCGGGCGGCGACGTGTTGGACGAGGCGCTGCGCCGCGCGCTGGAGGCGAAGCCGAAGTGA